A region of Lepeophtheirus salmonis chromosome 13, UVic_Lsal_1.4, whole genome shotgun sequence DNA encodes the following proteins:
- the LOC121127674 gene encoding LOW QUALITY PROTEIN: copine-8 (The sequence of the model RefSeq protein was modified relative to this genomic sequence to represent the inferred CDS: deleted 2 bases in 1 codon), translating into MVWQTNLKPGMAAEPTSTVELSLRAEKLADMDLLDKSDPFCVVYVKEFNGQAKWIEVGRTETIKNNQSPKWSKRIMMEYRFEQRQELKIDVYDEDKKGSSNLGNHDFLGSCQCYLSEVVTGGSFGSVFSKPLRITQLKEELTFILSAHDLDKKDFFGKGDPFVIISKSSVEAKEFFPIHQTEVIKNDKNPQWKQFTLSSKLICSGDHKDLSNLLYDWDDDDSKDFIGSTTLTLEEILEKVPFKYDLINPKKKEKKGSKYKNSGVLHFQKVSSELKHSFMDYILSGLQVNFTVAIDFTASNGNPDSPSSLHNRNDPNNPYLTAIRAVGGVVQEYDHDKSFPALGFGACIPPTGQVSHEFFLNLRPDTPHCRGIDGIIEAYNTSLNSVQLYGPTNFSPVINHVARFAAVHQSDSSNYFVLLIITDGNITDMPNTKRAIVEASNLPMSIIIVGVGNEDFSAMEELDGDKQQLSSGNVTCKRDIVQFVELQKYIKGDKAEWSKEYLAKDVLAEIPNQLVGYMNMKGFAPKAQGL; encoded by the exons ATGGTTTGGCAAACTAATTTGAAGCCAGGGATGGCTGCAGAACCCACGAGCACAGTAGAACTCTCACTTAGAGCGGAGAAACTAGCTGATATGGATCTGCTTGATAAGTCTGATCCATTCTGTGTCGTCTACGTCAAAGAATTTAACGGACAGGCGAAATGGATTGAGGTTGGTCGAACGgaaaccattaaaaataatcaatctcCCAAATGGtccaaaagaataatgatggaGTATCGATTCGAGCAAAGACAAGAGCTTAAAATTGATGTCTATGATGAAGATAAAAAAGGTTCCTCGAATCTCGGCAACCATGACTTCTTAGGTTCATGTCAGTGCTACTTATCTGAAGTGGTGACTGGTGGATCCTTCGGATCCGTTTTCTCTAAGCCTTTG AGAATTACCCAACTCAAGGAGGAATTAACGTTTATTCTATCTGCTCATGACTTGgataagaaagatttttttggaaaaggcgATCCCTTTGTTATCATTAGTAAATCATCAGTTGAAGCAAAGGAATTCTTTCCCATTCACCAAACAGAAGTCATTAAAAACGATAAAAACCCACAGTGGAAGCAGTTTACCCtttcttctaaattaatttgtagTGGAGATCATAAAGACctatcaaatttg ttatatgacTGGGATGATGATGATTCCAAGGATTTCATTGGTTCTACTACTTTAACTCTCGAAGAAATATTAGAGAAAGTTCCATTTAAGTATGACCTAATCAATCccaaaaagaaggagaaaaaaggaTCTAAATACAAAAACTCTGGTGTTttgcattttcaaaaagttagcTCAGAGTTGAAGCACTCTTTTATGGATTATATCTTATCTGGGCTTCAAGTTAACTTTACTGTGGCCATTGACTTTACGGCTTCAAACGGAAATCCAGACTCACCTTCCTCTCTTCATAATAGAAACGACCCAAATAATCCTTACTTGACTGCAATTCGAGCTGTCGGTGGAGTGGTTCAAGAGTATGACCATGATAAATCTTTTCCTGCTTTGGGATTTGGTGCTTGTATTCCACCCACAGGACAAGTGTCTCATGAGTTTTTCCTCAATCTAAGACCTGATACGCCTCATTGTCGAGGTATTGATGGAATTATTGAAGCATATAATACATCATTAAATAGTGTTCAACTGTATGGTCCTACGAACTTCTCTCCAGTTATCAATCATGTCGCTAGATTTGCTGCAGTTCATCAGTCAGATTCCTCTAACTATTTTGTGTTGCTTATAATAACAGATGGGAACATTACCGATATGCCTAATACCAAGAGAGCCATTGTGGAAGCTAGTAACCTTCCCATGTCCATCATTATAGTAGGTGTTGGTAATGAAGATTTCTCGGCTATGGAAGAATTAGATGGGGATAAACAACAATTATCAAGCGGAAATGTTACTTGTAAAAGAGATATCGTTCAGTTTGTTgaacttcaaaaatacattaaaggCGACAAAGCTGAGTGGTCGAAAGAATATTTGGCAAAGGATGTATTGGCTGAGATTCCCAATCAACTTGTTGGCTATATGAATATGAAAGGATTTGCCCCTAAAGCACaaggtttataa